In one bacterium genomic region, the following are encoded:
- a CDS encoding 4-hydroxy-3-methylbut-2-enyl diphosphate reductase — translation MSMKVLVDPRAGFCGGVRRVVKMAEKVMSDTGLPLVSLGDIIHNEVEISRLEKSGLSSIDHSGMAAQSGPKQVLIRAHGEPPETYAKAKELGVELIDGTCPVVTRSQNIARKHYEAGSQVVIIGKPYHPETIGIKGHCDNEAFVVYEREDVRQLDPEKKVFILAQTTVAKEWFEERIAWIKEYARDVEVQVENTLCRFVVGRDRDLEQFATQVDVILMVGGTKSSNTKALYGVCKRMNDRAHLIVDEHDIDFSWFRDGDTIGVTGSASTPHWLLEKVRDLIGERTGADVLRDTTQWQAQQQEQELEEMEKDDCECD, via the coding sequence ATGAGCATGAAAGTCTTAGTGGACCCGCGCGCGGGTTTCTGCGGCGGCGTCCGCCGCGTAGTGAAGATGGCCGAAAAGGTCATGAGTGACACGGGATTGCCGCTCGTATCGCTGGGTGACATCATTCACAATGAAGTTGAAATTTCGCGCCTTGAAAAGAGCGGATTATCTTCGATTGATCACAGCGGCATGGCCGCACAGAGTGGCCCGAAACAAGTGTTGATTCGTGCGCACGGCGAACCGCCGGAAACTTATGCAAAAGCTAAGGAGCTTGGCGTTGAACTGATTGACGGAACCTGTCCGGTTGTGACGCGTTCTCAAAATATCGCGCGCAAACATTACGAAGCCGGGTCTCAGGTCGTCATCATCGGCAAACCGTACCATCCCGAAACTATCGGCATCAAAGGTCACTGTGACAACGAAGCGTTTGTTGTCTATGAACGCGAAGATGTCAGGCAACTCGATCCCGAGAAGAAGGTCTTCATCCTTGCGCAGACCACAGTCGCAAAGGAGTGGTTCGAAGAACGCATCGCGTGGATCAAGGAGTATGCTCGTGACGTTGAAGTGCAGGTTGAGAATACGCTCTGCCGCTTTGTCGTTGGCCGCGACCGCGACCTCGAGCAATTTGCCACTCAAGTGGACGTTATCCTGATGGTCGGCGGGACGAAGAGTTCCAACACCAAGGCGCTCTATGGCGTCTGCAAACGCATGAATGATCGTGCTCATCTTATCGTGGATGAGCATGACATTGACTTCTCGTGGTTCCGTGACGGCGATACCATCGGCGTGACGGGTTCGGCTTCCACTCCTCACTGGCTCTTGGAAAAAGTCCGTGATCTCATCGGTGAGCGCACTGGTGCCGACGTTTTGCGGGATACGACCCAATGGCAGGCGCAGCAGCAGGAGCAGGAGCTTGAAGAAATGGAAAAAGACGACTGCGAGTGTGACTGA
- the lipA gene encoding lipoyl synthase yields MQALPILTDTEPNSPRKPDWLKIRLGHTKKFHGVRELIHGSKLFTVCEEAACPNMAECWSRGTATIMIMGDTCTRSCGFCNVKTGKPLPLDPEEPRRVADALKEFSLKYIVITSVDRDELPDCGAGHFAETIRICKEISPETRLEVLVPDFKGKPECVKLVCDAGPAVYAHNMETVFRLHAQVRPQAKYWRSLDTLARAKQHGMVVKSGIMVGLGETPKEVKEVMRDLVDAGCDLLTIGQYMQPSRRHLPVIEYIHPDLFREYKELGQSFGLKHVESGPLVRSSYKAETQEDLMRNGALARA; encoded by the coding sequence ATGCAAGCATTACCTATTTTAACCGATACCGAACCTAATTCGCCGCGCAAGCCCGATTGGCTCAAGATCCGTCTCGGGCACACGAAGAAGTTTCACGGTGTCCGAGAGCTGATTCACGGATCCAAGCTCTTCACGGTATGCGAAGAGGCCGCATGTCCGAACATGGCCGAGTGCTGGTCGCGCGGCACCGCAACGATTATGATCATGGGTGATACCTGCACCCGCTCGTGCGGATTCTGCAACGTCAAGACCGGCAAACCGCTTCCGCTTGACCCTGAAGAGCCGCGACGTGTGGCCGATGCCCTTAAGGAGTTCAGTCTGAAATACATCGTGATAACTTCCGTGGATCGCGATGAGCTTCCTGACTGCGGCGCGGGCCACTTTGCTGAGACAATTCGCATCTGCAAGGAGATTTCGCCTGAGACACGTCTCGAAGTGCTTGTCCCAGATTTCAAGGGCAAACCCGAGTGCGTGAAGCTTGTATGTGACGCGGGTCCGGCCGTCTATGCGCACAACATGGAGACGGTTTTCCGGCTGCACGCGCAAGTTCGTCCGCAGGCGAAATACTGGCGGAGCCTCGATACGCTCGCACGTGCCAAACAGCACGGCATGGTCGTGAAATCGGGCATCATGGTGGGTCTGGGCGAAACCCCGAAAGAGGTCAAGGAAGTCATGCGCGATCTGGTGGATGCAGGTTGTGATCTCTTGACGATCGGGCAGTATATGCAGCCCTCCCGCAGGCATTTGCCTGTCATTGAGTACATCCACCCCGACCTGTTCCGAGAATACAAAGAACTCGGGCAGTCATTTGGTCTGAAGCATGTCGAGTCAGGTCCGCTGGTTCGCAGCTCCTACAAAGCGGAAACACAGGAAGATCTGATGCGGAACGGAGCACTCGCCAGAGCATAA
- the erpA gene encoding iron-sulfur cluster insertion protein ErpA produces the protein MITLTGTAHTKVKAIMEQEQKSDWNLRMGVRGGGCSGMNYVLGFDNQLSEDDQVFEQDGIKLVCDMKSYLYLNGTEIDYEDGLNGSGFVFKNPNAKRSCGCGQSFSS, from the coding sequence ATGATTACACTGACGGGAACGGCCCATACGAAAGTCAAGGCCATTATGGAGCAGGAACAGAAGAGCGATTGGAATCTGCGCATGGGTGTGCGCGGCGGCGGGTGCAGCGGCATGAACTACGTGCTCGGCTTCGACAACCAGCTGTCCGAGGATGATCAGGTCTTTGAGCAGGACGGCATTAAGCTGGTGTGCGACATGAAGAGCTATCTCTATTTGAACGGCACGGAGATTGATTATGAAGACGGCTTGAACGGCTCCGGTTTCGTGTTCAAAAATCCCAATGCCAAGCGCTCCTGCGGGTGCGGACAGTCGTTTAGTTCCTAA
- a CDS encoding DUF2480 family protein: MELIRFPLEDLLGDGIIRESEYRQKLNNMDLTPYRDKPVMVPWIHKQEIPIWVYLMAVAKLSAVAAVLSFGEPCSPIVLAQNRRAEPPEYDFS; this comes from the coding sequence TTGGAATTAATTAGATTTCCACTTGAGGACTTGCTCGGAGACGGGATTATTCGCGAAAGCGAATACCGTCAGAAGTTGAATAACATGGACTTAACCCCCTACCGCGACAAGCCCGTGATGGTTCCGTGGATCCACAAGCAGGAGATACCTATCTGGGTCTATCTAATGGCCGTTGCAAAGCTATCCGCAGTCGCGGCAGTCCTGTCTTTTGGCGAACCGTGCAGCCCGATTGTCCTCGCGCAAAACAGGCGCGCCGAGCCACCAGAATACGATTTTTCTTGA
- a CDS encoding MotA/TolQ/ExbB proton channel family protein → MGTGSESIWQLLIVASPFAKFVLLILGVMSLLSWTVILDKAILWLRVRKDSKGLEGVSWKNFDPRNMYGEARRYSAAFPARAYMYAHRELFERGVPDDLDGELVAREYARAAAHHLNRAEKYLPFLATCSAAGPFLGLLGTVWGIISAFQRIGIWGNASIAVVAPGIAEALVATALGLFVAIPALVAYNFFSNWLRKEAEKAEAFGDDLAFAVDRQLVRRSAVTGRVGVA, encoded by the coding sequence ATGGGAACTGGTAGCGAAAGTATTTGGCAGCTACTCATCGTAGCGTCGCCATTTGCGAAGTTCGTCCTGCTGATTTTGGGCGTAATGTCCCTGCTGTCATGGACGGTCATTCTCGACAAGGCTATTCTGTGGCTGCGCGTGCGCAAGGATTCGAAAGGTCTGGAAGGCGTAAGCTGGAAGAACTTTGACCCGCGCAATATGTACGGCGAAGCCCGTCGTTATTCGGCAGCCTTCCCTGCTCGTGCTTATATGTATGCGCATCGTGAACTCTTCGAGCGCGGTGTTCCCGATGATTTGGATGGCGAGCTCGTTGCGCGCGAGTATGCCCGCGCGGCGGCTCATCACTTGAACCGTGCCGAGAAGTATCTGCCGTTTCTGGCTACTTGTTCTGCGGCAGGTCCGTTCTTGGGGCTGTTGGGAACGGTGTGGGGAATCATTTCAGCCTTTCAGCGTATCGGAATTTGGGGAAACGCGAGCATTGCTGTCGTTGCACCGGGCATTGCGGAAGCGCTGGTTGCCACGGCACTTGGCTTGTTCGTCGCGATTCCTGCTCTTGTGGCTTACAATTTCTTCTCGAATTGGCTGCGCAAGGAAGCGGAAAAGGCAGAAGCGTTCGGCGATGACTTGGCCTTCGCAGTGGATCGCCAACTGGTTCGCCGCAGTGCGGTGACCGGCCGCGTAGGAGTAGCATAA
- a CDS encoding ExbD/TolR family protein, translating to MAGAGGLPVEERAGSSRRKKLTKINYRPVADINITALVDVTLVLLIIFMVAAPMLKNSVDVAVPQASTAESKSEEGITITVKKDGSIMIDQSKVDESSFDLAFEQTYGSSKEPVFLQADAEVPYQKVLYVIDVLRQVGVTDLGLIADPLQSRTGRRG from the coding sequence ATGGCTGGCGCAGGGGGACTTCCCGTTGAGGAGCGTGCAGGATCGAGTCGGCGAAAGAAGCTGACCAAGATCAACTATCGGCCTGTTGCGGATATCAATATCACCGCACTTGTAGACGTCACGCTCGTGCTGCTGATTATCTTCATGGTGGCAGCACCCATGCTCAAGAACTCCGTTGATGTTGCCGTGCCGCAGGCCTCGACCGCCGAGTCCAAGAGCGAAGAGGGGATTACGATTACGGTCAAGAAAGACGGCTCGATCATGATCGACCAGAGCAAGGTGGATGAATCGAGCTTCGATCTGGCCTTTGAACAAACTTACGGCTCCTCTAAGGAACCTGTGTTCCTGCAGGCAGATGCCGAAGTGCCGTATCAGAAGGTCCTGTATGTGATTGACGTGCTGCGGCAAGTAGGTGTAACGGATCTCGGTCTGATCGCCGATCCGCTGCAGTCGCGCACAGGCCGCAGAGGATAA
- a CDS encoding TonB family protein, producing the protein MRKSFLGSLLLHALFIVVLIVAGYAKTEEKRPLPEVTKVKLIRPMQPPVQQITTTPREFKVPETVPPLVQPQKKPPKPKEVVQEKKPDLPKEKRPRSTEPVPKELKGEAGTMRLQQSGFEYDFYLALIQSKIERNFRPPPGVRGQAMSTVGFVILRDGTVSSIAMVQSSNNLLIDQAAERAVRAAGKFPPLPPQYEQGQLGIHFEFVVNPGSNS; encoded by the coding sequence ATGCGCAAGTCATTCCTTGGTTCGCTGCTGCTGCACGCGCTGTTCATTGTCGTCTTGATTGTAGCAGGCTATGCAAAGACTGAGGAGAAGCGGCCTTTGCCGGAAGTGACTAAGGTTAAACTGATACGGCCTATGCAGCCGCCTGTGCAGCAGATTACGACGACTCCGCGGGAGTTCAAGGTGCCCGAGACCGTGCCCCCGCTCGTGCAGCCGCAGAAAAAACCGCCCAAGCCCAAAGAGGTTGTTCAGGAAAAGAAGCCTGACCTCCCCAAGGAAAAGAGACCGCGTTCAACTGAACCGGTACCCAAGGAGCTGAAAGGCGAAGCCGGAACGATGCGCTTGCAGCAGTCAGGCTTCGAGTACGATTTCTATCTGGCGTTGATACAGTCCAAGATAGAACGCAATTTCCGCCCTCCTCCGGGCGTACGCGGACAGGCAATGTCGACGGTTGGGTTTGTGATTTTGCGTGACGGCACCGTTTCATCCATCGCGATGGTGCAATCTTCCAATAACCTTTTAATCGATCAGGCGGCGGAACGCGCCGTACGTGCGGCGGGAAAGTTTCCTCCGCTTCCACCTCAATATGAGCAGGGGCAACTGGGAATACACTTTGAGTTTGTCGTCAATCCGGGTTCGAATTCTTAG
- a CDS encoding PD40 domain-containing protein: MSLSSIRVRILSSLLLLLASAGLALSQVTLRTETASVGRLDLVVYPFTATGDAAFIGELPRQLSDLVRGDLAYSGYFNILNPEDLPPDTTVQYRRVGNAVDSLVTFTGSSAPRVRGTVSLGWDKATASIAIFQPPLRDPIHISDFTFETDKARDAAHEIAAWITQMLTGELGAFTSRIVFVVKTGPNKDLWIMDWDGANARSLTRDQTLNMSPTWAPDGKTIYFTSFRNGDADIYSYDVSSGRARPFVQTPRTDSAPSVSADGNWVAYASSVSGNFEIYRVRPDGTGRVQLTFSGRDDTSPSWSQTGRQIVFTSDRGGSPQIYVMDFDGVDVRRLTFGGVYNETARWSPRGDLIVYCSRESDAYPKFQIFTMQPVGGRERRLTEGGNKFDPSWSPDGMKIVYTDSKDGRTAIWTCNWDGSNPRQLTFGLEASQPQWGPIVPLTSR, from the coding sequence TTGAGTTTGTCGTCAATCCGGGTTCGAATTCTTAGCTCGCTTCTGCTGTTGCTGGCATCTGCCGGCTTAGCTCTTTCACAGGTTACTCTACGAACTGAAACTGCTTCAGTCGGCAGACTTGACTTGGTCGTCTATCCCTTCACCGCGACCGGCGATGCTGCCTTCATTGGTGAGCTGCCGCGTCAGCTTTCTGATTTGGTACGAGGTGACTTAGCCTACTCGGGATATTTCAATATTCTGAATCCCGAGGATCTGCCGCCCGACACAACAGTTCAGTACCGCCGCGTCGGCAATGCTGTGGATTCGCTGGTGACATTCACCGGTTCGAGCGCACCCCGCGTACGGGGAACGGTATCGCTTGGGTGGGACAAAGCCACGGCCTCCATCGCAATCTTCCAGCCGCCGTTGCGAGACCCGATTCACATCTCGGATTTCACATTCGAAACTGACAAGGCACGTGATGCTGCCCACGAAATCGCGGCGTGGATTACTCAGATGCTGACCGGGGAACTTGGCGCATTCACTTCGCGTATCGTGTTTGTAGTCAAGACGGGACCCAATAAAGATCTGTGGATCATGGATTGGGACGGAGCAAACGCACGCAGCCTGACGCGCGATCAGACGCTGAACATGTCTCCAACGTGGGCGCCTGACGGCAAAACGATTTACTTCACGTCGTTCCGTAACGGCGATGCAGATATCTACAGCTACGATGTTTCGAGTGGACGTGCGCGGCCTTTCGTGCAGACCCCTCGGACGGATAGTGCACCGTCGGTATCTGCGGATGGAAACTGGGTGGCATACGCTTCCAGTGTGTCGGGTAACTTTGAAATCTATCGCGTCCGACCGGACGGCACGGGCAGAGTACAGTTGACGTTTAGCGGGCGTGATGACACGTCTCCCTCGTGGTCGCAGACCGGACGACAAATCGTCTTCACTTCTGACCGCGGCGGAAGTCCACAGATTTACGTCATGGACTTTGACGGAGTTGACGTGCGCCGTTTGACATTCGGAGGCGTTTACAATGAGACCGCCCGCTGGTCTCCGCGCGGAGATTTGATTGTGTATTGCAGCCGCGAAAGCGATGCGTACCCAAAGTTTCAGATCTTTACGATGCAGCCGGTCGGCGGTCGGGAGCGTCGTTTGACAGAAGGCGGCAATAAGTTTGATCCTTCCTGGTCACCTGACGGAATGAAGATCGTCTACACTGATTCAAAAGACGGGCGCACGGCCATCTGGACGTGCAACTGGGACGGCAGCAACCCGCGCCAGCTTACGTTTGGACTTGAAGCGTCGCAGCCTCAGTGGGGACCAATTGTTCCCCTCACTTCACGATAA
- the pal gene encoding peptidoglycan-associated lipoprotein Pal, giving the protein MKTQRLGFTALLLMLTLALVIAPGCKKKMPKETPPPAKEVIEPVQTEMPEETGDSRSEMERDLALIRILYFDYDKSDIRADGREVIRNNADIFRKWESWQITVEGHCDERGTNEYNLALGERRARSAQRALEAEGISGSRIRTISYGEERPLDPGHTETSWSRNRRAEFRVDTGN; this is encoded by the coding sequence ATGAAAACACAGAGACTCGGTTTTACCGCCCTTCTGTTAATGCTGACACTGGCTCTCGTCATTGCGCCAGGCTGCAAGAAAAAGATGCCGAAGGAGACTCCTCCGCCCGCTAAAGAAGTCATCGAACCTGTTCAGACGGAGATGCCGGAGGAAACGGGTGATTCGCGCAGCGAGATGGAACGTGATCTCGCGCTCATTCGGATCCTTTACTTTGACTACGACAAGTCGGATATTCGCGCTGACGGTCGTGAAGTGATTCGTAACAATGCCGATATCTTCCGGAAGTGGGAGAGCTGGCAGATTACTGTGGAAGGCCATTGCGATGAGCGCGGCACAAACGAATACAACCTCGCATTAGGCGAGCGTCGTGCCCGTTCTGCGCAGCGTGCGCTGGAAGCAGAAGGAATCTCCGGTTCACGGATTCGTACAATCAGCTATGGAGAAGAGCGTCCACTTGATCCGGGTCACACCGAGACTTCGTGGTCACGCAATCGCCGCGCTGAATTCCGCGTTGACACTGGTAACTAA
- the ybgF gene encoding tol-pal system protein YbgF: protein MLRYFLPGALLLAVLSGCATRKEIVGFQEDSRYLRQRTDSITVSQRSMQAQIERLSEDLRKLQSNSEYGSSEMQERVSTLAARLDEILNRLDRSLAPLEEFLRNQVGAQGPGPAPAMGVDVYDAAMQDLSLGNYDLAEVGFLTFLQQNSKSELADDARYGLAESFYARKKYEEAAAEYARVIDMDPMGWKAPAAMLKLGLSYRQLGRTREARTVWQQLMRDFPKSEEAKVAEQRMNEAGW from the coding sequence ATGTTACGCTACTTCCTCCCCGGCGCACTCTTGCTCGCGGTCTTGTCCGGATGTGCCACGCGCAAAGAGATCGTCGGCTTTCAGGAGGATAGCCGCTATCTTCGGCAACGCACGGATTCCATCACGGTGTCCCAGCGTTCGATGCAGGCGCAAATAGAGAGACTGTCCGAAGACCTGCGCAAACTGCAGTCGAATTCGGAGTACGGCTCATCCGAAATGCAGGAGCGCGTCAGCACATTGGCGGCTCGACTTGACGAGATTTTGAATCGTCTCGATCGGTCGCTTGCTCCGCTTGAAGAATTCCTGCGAAATCAGGTCGGCGCTCAAGGCCCGGGACCTGCGCCTGCGATGGGCGTGGATGTTTATGATGCTGCCATGCAGGACTTAAGTTTGGGAAACTATGACTTGGCTGAAGTCGGTTTCCTGACGTTCCTTCAGCAGAATTCGAAATCCGAGCTTGCCGATGACGCACGGTACGGACTTGCGGAAAGTTTCTATGCACGCAAGAAGTACGAAGAGGCTGCTGCGGAATACGCAAGAGTTATTGATATGGATCCGATGGGCTGGAAGGCTCCGGCAGCCATGCTCAAACTCGGGCTTTCCTACAGGCAACTTGGCCGCACGCGCGAAGCCCGCACGGTGTGGCAACAGCTGATGCGTGATTTCCCAAAGAGCGAGGAAGCAAAGGTAGCCGAACAGCGAATGAATGAAGCTGGCTGGTAG
- a CDS encoding AI-2E family transporter, translated as MQSEESKTTDRVTRRRFISVALLLLIGVSIFVISSLLLGVIGGFILWAMSRWIFEWFERKLRGRRTLAASLSVLSLFLLVVAPVAGVLSLMVNDAVSLAERGYSFFQQLEPQLDALITRLTGQQAPVFWGYELDIELVVSKLQELAGTATSYMVVAMQKTAGGIASAVLQVLVMLYTLFFCYLDGAKFVDWIKRLLPLTSDESEQLLQNFFRTAITSLKAFGVIGVVQGVLGGLAFWACGIPSPFFWGVILVFTTIIPVVGAQIVLFPAGILLILTGKTVPGIALLLWSWIVIANIDNLLRPYLVGKAAQLHELVVFLMTIGGIAVFGFWGFLIGPVIAALLKAVAEFYWETVAS; from the coding sequence ATGCAATCCGAAGAGTCAAAGACAACAGATCGAGTGACGCGCAGGCGATTCATTTCAGTTGCCTTGCTCCTGCTGATAGGTGTTTCTATCTTCGTCATATCTTCGTTGCTTCTGGGCGTCATCGGCGGCTTTATCCTGTGGGCCATGTCGCGCTGGATATTCGAGTGGTTTGAACGAAAGCTGCGCGGTAGACGAACGCTCGCCGCATCGCTGTCCGTTTTGTCGTTGTTTCTCCTGGTCGTTGCACCGGTGGCCGGAGTTCTTTCACTCATGGTGAATGACGCGGTTTCACTCGCTGAGCGAGGCTATAGTTTTTTTCAGCAACTTGAGCCGCAACTTGATGCTCTGATTACCCGCTTGACCGGCCAACAAGCGCCAGTCTTCTGGGGCTATGAACTTGACATCGAGCTGGTCGTCAGCAAACTTCAGGAATTGGCCGGCACGGCAACGTCCTACATGGTTGTCGCAATGCAGAAGACCGCCGGCGGAATCGCTAGTGCAGTCCTGCAGGTGCTTGTGATGCTCTATACGCTGTTCTTCTGCTATCTCGATGGTGCGAAGTTCGTGGACTGGATCAAGAGATTGTTACCACTGACATCGGATGAATCCGAACAGCTTCTACAGAATTTCTTTAGGACAGCAATCACATCGCTTAAGGCATTTGGAGTAATTGGAGTGGTTCAAGGAGTCCTCGGAGGCCTGGCATTCTGGGCTTGCGGTATTCCGTCGCCGTTCTTTTGGGGCGTGATTTTAGTATTCACCACGATTATTCCGGTCGTCGGGGCACAGATTGTCTTGTTTCCCGCGGGCATTTTGCTCATCCTTACTGGCAAGACGGTGCCGGGAATCGCTTTGCTTCTCTGGAGCTGGATAGTCATCGCGAACATCGATAACCTCCTCCGGCCCTACCTCGTTGGCAAGGCGGCGCAGCTGCACGAACTGGTTGTCTTCCTCATGACAATTGGTGGAATTGCAGTTTTCGGTTTCTGGGGATTTCTAATCGGACCTGTGATTGCGGCATTGCTGAAAGCTGTCGCAGAGTTCTATTGGGAAACGGTAGCAAGTTGA
- a CDS encoding DUF502 domain-containing protein — protein MHEAKQFTLPESRFKKFRRAFATGLLMLAPIWLTGYIVLVIVRLLGGVLSPYIRYTALEILELEALPKSIELLTDVVAFVLTVILIALIGSIVQRVLGRRLFNMIDRILSRIPVVSDVYNAVRKLLEAFFGDKTGFRGVVATKFPNDTSWAIAFVTGESTMLEQKGKMVHVFLPTTPNPTSGYLLLVPESEVIKLDMTTDEAFKLIVSGGSIPPERFTR, from the coding sequence ATGCACGAAGCGAAACAATTCACGCTGCCAGAGTCGCGGTTCAAGAAGTTCCGCCGCGCGTTTGCGACGGGACTTTTGATGCTCGCGCCAATCTGGCTCACCGGTTACATTGTCTTGGTCATCGTTCGGCTGTTGGGAGGCGTTCTGTCACCCTACATTCGCTATACTGCCCTTGAAATCCTGGAGCTTGAAGCACTTCCCAAGTCTATTGAGCTGCTGACGGACGTTGTTGCCTTTGTCCTTACGGTCATACTGATCGCCCTAATTGGATCGATTGTGCAGCGCGTGCTGGGCCGGCGGCTCTTTAATATGATTGACCGGATATTGAGCCGCATTCCTGTGGTCAGTGACGTCTATAATGCGGTGCGAAAACTGCTTGAAGCGTTCTTCGGCGACAAGACGGGCTTTCGTGGAGTGGTTGCAACTAAGTTTCCAAATGATACGTCGTGGGCGATTGCCTTCGTGACAGGCGAAAGTACAATGCTTGAACAGAAGGGAAAGATGGTCCATGTCTTTCTGCCCACTACACCCAACCCAACTTCTGGTTACTTGCTGCTCGTCCCGGAAAGCGAAGTGATCAAGCTTGATATGACGACAGATGAAGCATTCAAGCTAATCGTTTCCGGAGGGTCGATTCCACCCGAGAGATTCACGAGATAA
- a CDS encoding septum formation initiator family protein yields MADWSRITRITLLSLLGAGVIVYAVWFYYGEGGLRDHNRLRATFAEQKLEIARLELQKQELSSYLEAVRRGDRAALELAARRYGLVAQNEYLWKIVPLPTDSTNE; encoded by the coding sequence ATGGCAGATTGGAGCCGCATTACCCGAATTACGTTACTCTCTCTGCTCGGCGCAGGAGTGATCGTGTATGCGGTGTGGTTCTACTATGGTGAAGGCGGCCTGCGCGATCACAACAGGCTACGAGCCACATTCGCAGAGCAGAAGCTGGAAATTGCTCGATTGGAGTTGCAAAAGCAGGAGTTGAGCAGCTACCTCGAGGCTGTTCGCAGGGGGGATCGCGCAGCGCTTGAGCTTGCCGCTCGACGTTACGGACTGGTAGCGCAAAATGAGTATCTCTGGAAGATAGTTCCGTTGCCGACAGACTCGACCAATGAATAA
- the eno gene encoding phosphopyruvate hydratase, with the protein MSEITSIYAREVLDSRGNPTIEVEVILEDGAFGNAIVPSGASTGEREALELRDGDENRYLGKGVLDAVSNVNEKIAEEMIGLDAVYQQEVDNVLLDLDGTQNKSKLGANAILGVSLAVARAAADSVNLPLYKYLGGVSARILPVPFMNVINGGAHADNPLDFQEFMIVPRGFETFSDALRAGVETFHHLKKVLKKKGHSTNVGDEGGFAPNLKSHREALDAILAAIESAGYKPGDHIAIALDSAASAFHDHSTGKYSLSCEGKVLSASEMTDYYAQLVRDYPIVSIEDGLGESDWDGWKHMTKSLGKQVQIVGDDIFVTQVELLHKGIVQNVANSILIKLNQVGTVTETLDTIDLARRHAYTQIVSHRSGETEDTSIADLTVACGCGMIKTGSASRTDRIAKYNQLLRIEDDLGDDAIYFGAMWK; encoded by the coding sequence ATGTCAGAAATCACAAGTATCTACGCCCGCGAAGTTCTTGATTCCCGCGGCAATCCGACTATTGAAGTCGAAGTTATTCTGGAAGACGGAGCCTTCGGGAATGCGATAGTTCCGTCCGGCGCATCGACCGGGGAGCGCGAAGCACTTGAATTGCGTGACGGTGACGAGAACCGCTACCTTGGCAAAGGTGTGCTCGATGCAGTCTCGAACGTGAACGAAAAGATTGCCGAAGAGATGATCGGTCTCGACGCTGTATATCAGCAGGAAGTTGACAATGTCCTGCTCGACTTGGACGGGACGCAGAATAAGAGCAAGTTGGGCGCAAATGCAATCCTTGGGGTGAGCCTTGCGGTCGCCCGTGCTGCTGCGGACTCCGTGAACTTGCCGCTCTACAAGTATTTGGGTGGGGTGAGTGCAAGGATTTTACCGGTACCGTTCATGAACGTGATTAACGGCGGCGCACATGCGGACAACCCGCTTGATTTCCAAGAGTTCATGATCGTCCCGCGTGGTTTCGAGACATTCAGTGACGCACTGCGTGCAGGCGTTGAGACCTTTCATCATCTTAAGAAGGTACTCAAGAAGAAGGGACACTCAACCAACGTGGGAGACGAAGGCGGATTTGCGCCAAATCTGAAATCACACCGCGAAGCACTTGATGCCATTCTCGCAGCGATTGAATCGGCGGGATACAAGCCCGGAGACCACATTGCGATTGCCCTCGACAGCGCAGCGTCGGCGTTTCATGATCACAGTACAGGTAAGTACTCGTTGTCTTGCGAAGGAAAGGTGCTGAGTGCTTCTGAGATGACTGATTATTATGCACAGCTTGTGCGTGACTATCCCATCGTCTCGATCGAAGATGGATTAGGAGAGAGTGATTGGGATGGCTGGAAGCATATGACGAAGTCGCTGGGCAAGCAGGTGCAGATCGTCGGGGATGACATATTTGTGACACAAGTGGAACTTCTGCACAAGGGGATTGTACAGAACGTGGCAAACTCTATTCTGATTAAGTTGAATCAGGTCGGCACAGTCACTGAGACGCTGGACACGATCGACTTGGCGAGACGACATGCTTACACTCAGATTGTCTCTCACCGTTCGGGTGAAACAGAAGATACGTCAATCGCAGATCTTACCGTAGCGTGCGGTTGCGGCATGATTAAGACCGGCAGTGCCTCTCGCACCGATCGTATTGCAAAATATAACCAGTTGTTGCGCATCGAAGATGATCTCGGTGATGACGCCATCTACTTTGGCGCGATGTGGAAGTGA